From the Hoplias malabaricus isolate fHopMal1 chromosome 6, fHopMal1.hap1, whole genome shotgun sequence genome, the window tgtttattttgaataataatGACATGTAAATTATCCTGTCATTCAGCATGAATTAACCAATAAATGCAGGTTACAAATGTGGTAATTATATGTAATAAAGAGAGTTACCCTGATAAATTGCTGTCAGTCCTCTTTGCTTTCgaggaacattcattcattatctgtaagcgcttatccagttcagggtcgcggtgggtccagagcctacctggaatcattgggcacaaggcgggaacacaacctggagggggcgccagaccttcacagggcaacacacacacagtcacacattcactcacacctacggacacttttgagtcgccaatccacctaccaacgtgtgtttttggactgtgggaggaaaccggagcacccggaggaaacccacgcagacacagagagaacacaccaactcttcacagacaatcaccctgagcgagaatcgaacccacaaccttcaagcccttggagctgtgtgactgcgacactaccttcgagaaacataataaactaaaatatttatttttaaaaatacagctatatttttctaaataaatgAGTGTAGATTTACAAAGCTACAAACATGAACTCTAGGAAAATAATTCGAGATGGAAATTGATGGCAGTCAAAATACTTTAGGTGCAACCAAACTCTACATTATCCCCAATGAATTAGTTTTTAgaggatagatagatagatagatagatagatagatagatagatagatagatagataaatagatagatagatacatatatgtaaacagacaaagagaagagagagagagagagaaatcactactttttaaaagtgaaaaCGTAATGACTTTCCCTTTTTACACGTAGTTTGGGGCTTCACATCTCGCAGTAGAAAAGCAGCCTGCAGATCAGATCTCAATCATTGTTCAGATcttcctcactgtcctcaccGTCTCCTAAAAAGACCACTCTCCTACCGCTTCACTCTCTGAACCAGTGGGTGCCTCAACTCTCCAAACGAAACCCTCCCGCgctctcctcttctcctcttcGGTGCACGAGCACAATGTCGCTCCAGATTCTAGCTTTGATCAGCGCTCTTCTCTGCACTGCGCATGTCTGCTCCATGCCAACAGGTTGCCGGCTTCAGCGGAGGCTCGTCACCAGGACCCATGACCTGATTGAGACCATGGTAAGTAGACGTGTAGAATAAGAAGCGCTGGCACGAGCTTCATCCTCCAAACTCTCCTCCACTCACGCGCTCTTTGTGCTCTCTTTGGACAGGCCGGTCCCCTTCCCATGCGGTGTCTGCCAGACAAAGCCGAGATCGGACTGCCCACGCAGGCTCTGCAGAGCGCGAGCTCCAGTCAGGTGAGTTCTTCTTCTGCATCTGCTCCAGATGTCGCTCTTTGCTCGGAGCCGCTTCTGCTCCTCTCCAGCTCCGTGTTAAAAGCCGCCTGTGCTCTTCTCTCTGCAGGATGTGGGAGTCTCCAAAGCCGTGTATAAGACCCTCGTGGGCGTGGGCTCCCTCATGCAGAACGACAGCTTTCCACAGTCATGGGACCTCCAAAAGATGCACGAGCTCCAGAGCCTCGTGGACCGCCAGATCGAGGAGAACAAATGTGTAAGAAAATGAAAGAGGGGTTGGAGAAAGAATGGAGGGTCTGCAGCAGCGGTGTCCCACTCagcgctcactctctctctctctctctctctctctttttttctttcagatttTGAGCCTCAAAACACAAGGGAGTGAAGATGACTTTCCCGCGAGAGACGTAGCGCTCACTAAATATTTCCAACAACTCAAGCAACTGCTAGTAGACAAGGTCAGAGAGTGAATATTAACGCCGCAATAATTCATAATTAATAATGAACCTGCTGCTAAAAGATCAGAGTCAATATTAATATCCATAGAattataataatgtttaatggTAAAGATAATGTCAGAGAGTCgggaaaataaaactaaaacatgTTCGGGTTCTTGGTCGTTGAGACTTTATGTCTCCCATGATGCACCTGTGTGATGTCGGTTATTCAAGGATCCTTTTAGTTGTTGTTTAAATGTTGTAATATGtcatatattgtgatatttaacTAATagaattcctctctctctctttgtaaatgtgtgtatttaacAGAAGTATAGCGAGTGCGGGTGGGAAGTTGTTCGCTCTGAGTTTCTGAGGATTCTGCAGTACATTCTGGAGCACAACTCAAACAATTTCTGGCCAAAGAGAGTCTAACCCGCAGGAGGAAGGCAGTtctcactttatttatttatttatttatttatttatttatttatttatttatttatttgtttgtttgtttattgtttatacaTGTCTTTATTTGTATATGTATGTTTGTAAGATAAAGTCCAATAAAAATTCACAATGCATTTTTGTGCTGATGGTGTTTTTTATGGTTATTTACTGTTAAATAAAGTAGAAATCAAGCCAAATGTAACAaaagatatttgtttttttaaataaaaacacatgttattGCATAAATGAATGCAATTCACAGTTTTACCTCAACATAGAATGTTATTTATCTGTTATTTTCCATAAATTGTAATAAGGGAGAAATAATTCAGATTAATATctcaataatttattaataaaatagaCTTTCAAATGAGaagaactttttttttactagTTTCTGTATAATGCCAATAAACTAAATCTCCTCCTCTGCTGTTAAAATGAAGGTTTTTTTAATAACTGTAATCTGTAAGTGCAGTTTCATTTTGACCTAAGTATCGTTTGGTCTCATCCAGGTTTCCCTGAGGCTCATTGCATCAAATTTAGAATCCGTTTTAATTTAATGCTGGCTTTAGATGTAAGCGAGCTCATGTTGAACTTTCGTAGCTTTAGATCAGAGATGAAAGCTGTAAAAGCTGGGAAAACTGTCTCGTCCTCATTACGTTATCATAGgtccagtcaaaatgtcatagaATGAATTGCTTATTTAGGACTCATTTTTGTCTTACACCCtaataataatttgttaatGTCATTGTTGATCTATAtgaaattatctaatgtgattttatttaatacatctgtgatgtgttgatggacaatgaaatgtagtttctccaggacatGGTGCTCacattagttctatctaaaAGCAGAGTTGTAGTTCACCGTTTTTCAGCTCTGACTTTCTGCTctcagcaaaacaaccccctgtggGAGGGGGACAGGGACTCCATTGGCTGAAGCATTGAATGATGGGCAGGTAATTCTGACTGCTGATTGGCTACATAAAAGTGACGATCTTTGTTAAGGAGCTTTGGAAGATCTGCCCTGCTGACCTCAAATATACGGAAGAAAACGCATCATGTATCGGTTCCAATACggaggagtggggggggggtctaAAACAGGTCTAAAGACATCCATGCAGAACGCTGTTACATAccataaacataaaacaaacaaaacccaagttcacaaaataaatacagcgATGGATCACCTTAAAAGAGCTCCACAGTTCAAGAATCTTTCATTTTACAGTAGATTTGCAAGCAATTCTGCTAATTTCCAAGTCTTTTCTTGACTTTTATGGAATTTCCTAAAGGATTTGCATTGTGCGTAGACTGCAGAAAATCACAGCTTTCAGCAGTTTAGAAAATGGCAGCGATGGTTGAAAGGGGAAACCTCTGTGGTTAAAAAAAGTGAAGTAATTACCTCACTGTGATTTTACTTTCTATGCTTCATTTCTTACTGATTTTTATTTCCTTAAATGTGACTCTAAATTTACATTTCAGCTTATTTTATTCAACTTAGCCAAGTAAATGTCAGGAATTGCAAGGAGCATTAAGGTAGAATACGTGCACTTCAGAGTAAAGTGCAGATTAAcaggataaaataaaaaagcaagtaAAGATCATCATGAAACAGTAAACACCACCAGTAAACACTGAAAGACCAGTAAACCCACTGAGACAAGGCACAGAACTTTTGAATATTAGACTCCTGGGGAACACTAGGGAGAATATTTTAAGAGCAAGGGGGCGTGGCTACAATGATCACGTTGTAGCAAAGAGTAAACCTAAAGAGAGAACAcgtggaaaaagaaaaaaaacgacAAGACAAGTAAACCAGATctgtggagaacacacccaactcctcacagacagtcacccggtgttctccacgtgtctgcgtgggtttcctcccactgtccaaaaactcGCGTTAGTTTTAGTCATTTTTAGTGACACGTAACATTAAAGTTTTGCTGGTGTCTTCCTCTATGTCTAGGTCTGGTTTACTTGTCTTgtcgtttttctttttttttttccccacgtGTTCTCTCTTTAGGTTTACTATTTGCTACAACGTGATCATTGTAGCCACGCCCCCTTACACGTTGGTGGATTAAGTGTtcatatatagatagatagtgtCGTTACCACGACGTATTAATCTTATATCTAGTCTAACTATAATACTTGAAAGAATAAGTTCTATtaaaagtttctagttcttaaaaaaatacttgaaagacAAAGACGACctcttggaagatcagcaggtTCTTTATTTGGAGAGCAATCACAGAAGGCCTCCTGCAGAATCACTCACAATGACATACTGGGAACCAGACTTTACATACACCTTTTGGGGTGAGATCATCTCGCCCCtcccattttttaaattaggtTGCATTCCATAGGACCCCAATTAAATGGTACCCTTGTCTCCTTAAGGATGCAGTATATCATAGGAGTCCAACAAAGAAGGTATCCTTATCTTCTAAGGATGTCTTATATCACACCGTACCAGACAGTCCCATGCTACAacattctcctttttttctacaGAGTTCAGGCCTGAGTTATGAACTCAAGTATCCCCttgaccattttaatatttattccataaaacttgtttaaaatcattctcatgtctttatatcatttgtttattacagtcacatgttttctatattatttgtttattgcagtcacATGTCTGTACATCTTTGCCTCTGGGGAAATATCCCATGCCTGATCTATAAATAAGTGAATTCTCCatcaatagatagatagatagatagatagatagatagatagatagatagatagatagatagatagatagcagTGGCGGATgttggtctttcaaggaggggaagctcaatttcggcctacatcataaaatgtgtgggtttatttatacgtaaattctaccctccgttccttttcaagaaaatgatctgtgaccctgtcgtaccaacaaggcgtcttttccagggacttgactagtgtcctctcaatgtccagcagagctaggctgcttaaacggccttggcccatgtgaagtgtgtccgcctgtgagtgctttgtgacggtggagggacTCAgtagcacccgctggacagaaactgagatagaagtcagaaagagtgatagaagtcagtctccaaacacaagcagctacaaaaaacccaccagaaatagaagctcgatttgtcgctagtcgtttttaacaaagaaaatgccgctaagaagattaagaaagtctggttcaactcagaacagaatgaaaatgtaatgctccctcggatctttacaccaaagggtcgctgatttgctcatttcgctgtcaattaaaaagggattcagcctcagacagatcatccaatcatcatgcagaagctgagcgtccgggccagccgaggccagcccactgccccatttatccaatgactcgtttcGTTTCCCTGCccttcgctgcttctccattgaactctgtggacgctcagcgtcctcactgtttaaagcactgtgaatctgcgcgaatgattgagaggaaagccgcgtctttaccagtgataagaattctgaactgattctgaacaaaagttgagcgcgttgtagtgcatatttattcagtgacatgtacacacaacagtatatatttgatcacttagtttttgacattttagggaaaGCTGAGcctcccttgcagtcttagagcaatcgccactgatagatagatagatagatagatagatagatagatagatagatagatagatagatagatagatagatagatagatagatagatagtcaTGACCTAGTTGAAAAGTATGGGAACCGTCACCTGTTTGATCCCCTGGGGGCGAAGGgagtgaacagtggagaacaagAGTCCTCCTTATCCCTAGCTGCCCCTAGTGCAatagggtgtgtatgtgtgtttcgtTTGTACGCTATGCAGTGCCAATATAAGCGAGTATATAATGTTTCTGCAGAAAGACAAGgatacaaagagagagagagagagagagagatagtctGAGGAAGAGAAAGCAAAAGATGAGGAAGCCAgtcaaaaaacattaaaatgaaagatgAATAAACATCCAGACTGACTCAGTTCAGGGCGAGGGTTTTTTCCACTTGTGGAAAGTATTTGACGTTATATTACAGGAGCATGTTGATATTGATGCCCAAAAAAATTAATAGTAGCTATATGGCTTTCTTATTGCATACACTCTTTAattctttctctcattcattATGACGTCACCGTTTTATTACAAGTATTCCACTTACGTGAATGTGCGTTTGTACGGAACCTGACGATGTTAAAacaacaatattagtgttaaattaactcTGAGAGCACTGCGAGGTGCTATATTTTAACACTCAAATTGTTAATTTGACGATTTTACACTGGTGAATGTGTGTTAGCAGTACTGTAATTtacaaaccttaaaaaaatatacagattAAAATTGTTAAGTgttaaaattactatttttattgatattttaaacaattgtgcgcccaatgattccaggtaggctctggacccaccgcgaccctgatctggataagcggttacagataatgaataatgaattttAAACAATTGTGTACATATGTGGTCAGGGTGCCCTTTTC encodes:
- the LOC136699419 gene encoding uncharacterized protein, which encodes MVLQCYIWLSIFLCVAQICSMPMRCRLQRRLVETCLYLLESMGGSFPLQCFEDRVSVPFPTAAFRSGNIQQNTAIEKSIYTTLQYIASVFDNSGVPDQWIAQKNFDYFQHIIFRLIEENRYIMGKSQESPDDFLSREALLRTYFDKITTVLKEKRFEYCAWELARNEILDALRFLLKQDFHCLQYRRDSGSRQDSAASRLWVPQLSKRNPPALSSSPLRCTSTMSLQILALISALLCTAHVCSMPTGCRLQRRLVTRTHDLIETMAGPLPMRCLPDKAEIGLPTQALQSASSSQDVGVSKAVYKTLVGVGSLMQNDSFPQSWDLQKMHELQSLVDRQIEENKCILSLKTQGSEDDFPARDVALTKYFQQLKQLLVDKKYSECGWEVVRSEFLRILQYILEHNSNNFWPKRV